The window TGCTGTGATGAATTATTACATGATTCGACATGTTTAAATTAGTGAGGAGGCTTTGGGCCTGAAGAGTGTCAGCGTTCAGAACCTCCTTCCTCACCTTCTGCAGGTCTTCCATTTCCCGACAGAGGGCTCTCCTCAGCTTCTCCagctcttctttctcagcctccCACACCTTCCTCTTCTCATTCATGGCCTCTTTCTCAGCTTCCCACACCTTCCTCTCCTCATTCATGGCCTCTTTCTCAGCATTGAAGGCTCTTCTTCTCCTAAATTTGGACACTTGTTCTTCTTTgaactcttttctctctttctccaaaCGGTCTTTTTCCAGCTGGTATTCTTCTCTCAGCTTCTGGATGCCTGCTTTTTCCCTGATGTAGGCCTTCCTCATCATCGCCATCTCTTCCCTCTCGATCTGAAATGCCTCTCTGTCACTGATCATGTCATCATATTCATCCTCAAAGGATCTCATCACCATGAGATGTTCCCTGACCTTCTGATCAAaggtttctctctcttcctgcatgCGTTGTCTTTCCAGCTGGAAAGCCTCCCTCATGCTCTGTACCTCAGACTGCTCCCGCCTGGAGGCCTCTCTCCAGATGGCCATCGCTGTCTTCTCATCCTCCAaggcttttctctcttttttcacgTTTTCTTTCTCCAAGCAGAATGCGTTCCTCATCTCAACCATCCGACTGCGCTCTTTCTGTAGGGCTTCCCGCTCTATGGTCATTTTCTTCCTTTCGATCTCCAgatcttctttctttttgtttaaacatttctcTTCAAAAAGAAGTTTCTTCTGTATTTCTTCGAGGGGTTTGAGGGCCTCTGCCTCCACGGACCTCTCCTGTCTTCCCCTCCTCGGGCCACAGTCTGATCTTCTACcctttttggtcattttctgcacacacacacacacacacacatgcacacaaaaaatcatttcattaaaTGGGATTTGAAATTATTCAAAACTTCAGTAACAATGTTTTATTGCTGAGGTCTCTGCACTCTAAACCCGAATAGTTGACTCAACTTAAAAAACCAAAGGTAACTCGTTGCCTTAAAAAAGTTAAGTAATGGAGCTTTGGTTGAACAAGTGAAGAGAACTGCGTTCAATGTACTTCAGCTTCTAACAGAATGGAATAGAAAATTCAAGTTGAATGTACTAATAAGCAAGTTACAGTAACTTAAGCTAACTTAGTTTAAGCAATCATTGTCTACCCATGTATTTAACTCAGCTTGTTAAGTAACCATTACTTCATTAGTAGTTCAACCAAATTATATATTCTTACTGACCAAACATAACCTTTATTGTTCCTGAAACTTAAAATTTGCTTTCAATAAATGGAGCTATGTATACAGACAACTGCAAAATTA of the Salarias fasciatus chromosome 18, fSalaFa1.1, whole genome shotgun sequence genome contains:
- the LOC115406070 gene encoding trichohyalin-like, producing the protein MGIIVEGNIVMDTDSLPQAKNIVFGLACALRLNYAKCMKNTFDFVQQKMTKKGRRSDCGPRRGRQERSVEAEALKPLEEIQKKLLFEEKCLNKKKEDLEIERKKMTIEREALQKERSRMVEMRNAFCLEKENVKKERKALEDEKTAMAIWREASRREQSEVQSMREAFQLERQRMQEERETFDQKVREHLMVMRSFEDEYDDMISDREAFQIEREEMAMMRKAYIREKAGIQKLREEYQLEKDRLEKERKEFKEEQVSKFRRRRAFNAEKEAMNEERKVWEAEKEAMNEKRKVWEAEKEELEKLRRALCREMEDLQKEADMMQSKNLAEPAHTPSLDAAATGDGEAPCQPSCSSVSVALQ